Genomic window (Rosa chinensis cultivar Old Blush chromosome 6, RchiOBHm-V2, whole genome shotgun sequence):
ttagctcagcactggaatggtatcaagaacaattttcgatacctaaaaggaaccattgacttgagactgttctttccctacagagagacaagagggaccgcagatggaactgctaaaggaaatgttgatgacGAAAACGCCACTgactacactaaaacgccaaatgacgttttggtcggttttgctgatgttggatacgtctctgacccacataaaaatcgttctcaaactggttatgtatttaccaatgggaacacgacAATATCTTGGAGAtaaaccaagcaaacccttgtggctatctcctcgaaccactcagagatcattgctctacatgaggcggttcgtgagtgtgtatggttaagaactatcattacacatattcgagggactagtggtttgagttctaccactgaagagcctacttgcatttatgaagacaatgcagcttgcatcgaacagatgaagctaggttatattaagggtgataatacaaaacacatattgccaaagttgttctacaatcagcaacaacagactctcctcaagattcaagtgaatcaagtaatgtctgaggagaatgtggcagatttgttcaaatcattgcccaaggccacatttgagaaacatgtgaaaaacataggaatgcgaagtctttccaaactcccttgattaatgcaagtatcagggggaggtgtagatgtcagggggagtctaacacatacatggcatcctcaaatgtagaaggtgcgttgtgctcttttcctcgACCAAGgtatattttttgtcccactgttacttggcaaggttttaagtgagacaacaactcatgcaccatttcctctttgacttggcacaagggggagttttaatggaaaaacacattatgtgtcttcgtcaaagcaactgatgatgagggaatcaaggaattacaatcacagctcaatcagcatttagtatcattaatgtaatcgatatttccgttgtaattttatccctatataagggactatgaaatgaaatgagtagatcaattgtcattttactttaacaattaATCGAATGTacatgcaaatctattgactaaattacatgaatttttttttttacttttgattgaagaaaacaaaaattgttgtttaaatctaagcatgaatgtaatgaaaaaaaaaatgtaaaaagaaagccaaaataatttagagtcattagattttagaagggaaaaaaatacaaacagtacccaaactatgggccactaataactttcgtacctcaacttcaaaaactatcattttggtactTGGACTTTTCACCCCAACCCAAGATTCATACATGCGGtccactttgccgttaacggtgttaaatttATAAGGGTAAATatgtcatttcactgttcatctctcttaccatggtactgttcatatatatatatatatatatatatatatattttccttcTTCCTGAGgagaggaaattttttttaaaaaaaaaaaatgaacaataccatggtaagagagatgaacaatgaaatgacagatttacccttgtaaatttaacaccgttaacggcaaagtggaCAGCATGTATGAATGTTAGGTCTTGTTAGATAatctgggtaccattgtgatagtttttgaagttgaggtacgaaagttattagtggcccgtaattcaggtactgtttgtaagTTTTTCCCATTTTAGAATGATAAGATTGTCTTTTTCTTAATAGTTACATGGCGTAATTTGACAAATATGTGatgtatgtagatgacatggcatgacacctaagattgagaccacaaatcttaggcctcattgaggccacaaatcattttcctaatTGTTACGACTAACTAGCTACGTACAGAAATCAATATAATATTAAGCTAGATATATAAATAAAGATTATTCTTCTTGATTATCTCACTTAATTAACAAAGTGGATTAATTGGTGAATCATAGGGATCTTTCTACATGAGGTGCTGCTCCAGCTTTGATTGTCTTATCCGTAGGCTAACATGCAATAACGTACACATGGTTGCTAGAATAATTATGATATATTATTAGCTAGGCTAATCTGACAAGAATTAAGCATCGATTTCAACGGGGATAGGTACGTTTCTAGATATAAGCTCATGTTGATCGATCCAATACATAAATCATTATCGGAGACGTCGTCGCCTGTTTTGAGTGCTTTCCTGCGTAGTTAATGACGTTGTTGGTGTTGTATGGATTAGAAATAGGATCAATCATATCGCAGCTGCCGCCTGGGTTTGTCCCCAGCAGTTTGTTCACTTGTTATCGAGTCGATCGCATTAGTTGCTAGTGTTACAAATGGCCAAGAATAGCCTAACAAAACATAGACGCCCTTTCTGAATGTGATGTAACTTGTTTTTACTGCTGTCATACCGATCAGGACTTCTTCCAAATCTATTAAAGGACACGTGTCCTATCAGACTTTTTACATATTGAGGGCATGGTGTTTCTTGCATTATATTGTTCACAAAATTTGAAGTAACGAAAAGTATCACTTCCGTAGATGTTATGGTAGAATTCAATCTTAGTTTAAATGCGATACATCAAAATGTGATACACTTAAAATATTTTGAGATATGATTTACTAATCTCAATACTAAAATATTTTATAAAATTGACTTAAACAAGTTCTTAACGTTTAATCTAATAGGGGTAAAGTAATTTTCACTAACACATTGTGGTAGATGTTTCAAATTCAACTTCCTCTTTCCTATTATTTAGAGGAAAATTGTTAGGGGAATTCaaaaaagtaaatttttttattttttatgagaaAGTAATCTTTTCTTCATAAAGTAATTAACAACTTTTGAGTTTTATCATTTCATGGTGaaacgcaaaaaaaaaaaaaaaaaaaacatggtgaGCCATGAAACTCAACTCAAATGTTAATCTTAGCCCAATAACAGTAATGATAatttttcaaaaagaagaacgccgctctctctctttctctctagggttagggttttcacGTTCTGTTCAAGTTTCAACTGCCTCATCATGAGTTCCGTTGATGCCATGGCTGCCTGACTCGCCTCCTCTCTTGCATTGGCAAAGGGAAAGAAGAAGGTAGATCTCCGTCCATCGCAAGGCAAGGGCTTGTGACAATCTGAAGTTTTTATGGTTAGAAAACTCTTCACTGCTAGGGAGTTCAAGGTCCGTTCCTTCCTAGGTATGTTTCGATATGCCTGGAAGGTCAATGGGACGCTGCAAGTTGAAGAAGCTGAAGGAGGTAGGGTTTTGTCCACTTTTTCAGATCCTGCAGAccgagctagggtttggaggagCGCATCATGGGGTTTTAACCGTGCTCCTGTGGCTTTGTCTGAGTATGATGGGGTTATGCCAATTGACAAGGTGCCACTGGTGAAATCCTCCTATTGGATCACGCTGCAGGGTATTCCACCTGCGTTTAGATCTGAAAGGGTGATGACGATGATCGGATATACGTTGGGAGACTTTCAGGAGATTGAGAAGCAGGGGAAGAAGGTTGGCAAGTACCGGATTAGGGTTGAGATTCCTCTGATCAGGCCATTGTCCTTTCAACGTTGATATTGGGTGGAGGACACGGTGGAGTTTCTATGCAAATTCAGGTATGATAAGTTGTTTGGGAGGTGTGGAGTATGTGGGTTGATCACCCATGTTGGACTGCCGTGCTCGGCGCCGCCGTTGAACGAAGAAGATGAGGCTGCAGAGCGCACGGTATTAGGGTGGCCGCCAGTGACGCAGGGTAATGCCATGCAGGTCGGGATCGGCGGCTTGACTACAGGGTCGGGTTCTGAAGGTTGCAGCCATGAAGCTGCGTTCAATCCTAGGGTTTCTTTCAATGGGCACAGtttgatcttcaagactcaACTCCCTAGGATGATCCCGGAGCAACTCCTGTGCAATCCTACATATTTGGTGCAAAAACCACGTCGTAAGGTAAGCATTAGAGAGATAGATAAGTCTGATGGTATGGTGGAATCATTAACAGGCAAACGTCGTTCTAGGGTTGAGGCTGAAATCACCATATCTCCAAAGAAACTCAAATTGAGTTTGGCAGTTGGTAAAAAAAATCTAGAGCCTGCTGATATGGGGCTGGTCTCATTGCCACAGAATGTTCCGGGCATGGTGAAGAATAAGAGAGGGAGGCCGGTGGGAAGCAAAAATAAAATCCCATCTGGTATCGCGGCAAAGATGAAGGACTTGAAGGTAGATGGTGTTGGGAAGCAGAAGTCTGCTAAGAAGAGTCTATTGTCTAACTTGAATGGTGCAGATGCTACTGCAAGCTCTAATCCGAAAGGAAAGGAGCTAGTTGTGGCATAGATCTTCATTGCCTAGGGTTTCAAGCCTGTGTAGGTTGGGAGAGCTTCTATAAGTTTTCTGAGACGTTTCTAGTtacttgcttgtaccacaattgcgtgattggcaggTAGggactagttgaatgatttcctttccttaGAAGACAATGTAATCCTTTCTTGTATTGGCTTGCATCACGCGAGCCCTTTTAGAACTTTAATTGTTTGCATTTTCTTAGATAGGTTGTACCGGTTGTTACTTTCCGGGGTTCTTATTTGAGGGTTTGTAAACTCTAATCTTTTCATGGCTATTGattctaatgatatcaatttctattcaaaataaaaaaaaaattgatgataaGACAGAGAATATCCAAGCCCAATATCTTTTTGCTTGGTCAATCAAAGCCCAATTTCCTTTAATtccactttcttttttttttggttgagaaTTTTCCTTTAATTCCACATAAACGttttagcttctttttttttttttttttttgttgagaagatAGCTGACAGATCCTCCAATATTAAAACGGTTACCATAGAGTCGTAACCCCCTCAAATATCATACCTCTTGTATTAGAAGCCACTTAATGAATTGACCGGAAAGTAATCCAAGTTTCAAATCTGGACCAATACGACCGTTGGAGACAGCCCCCCTTTCCCTCAATAAAAGCCAAAGCGACACAGTTACCCCAAAACAAAAGATACGCTCCATCCTATTATTAAATTACAAATCTCTCTGAAATCTGAAACCAACAATGTCAAGGATGAAACTGGACCGCAAGCCTCCGCTGGCCAAGTCCCCGATCCGGGTCCGACCGCCCAGTCTGGTCCTCCGATCAGGCGCAACCTCTCTGCAAACCCCACCAGGTGCGTTCTTCTGTTGCCAACCCACCCAGATCAAAATTCGCTTGTCGTTGCAATCTTTACTGATACTTTTGTTATTTGATTGATTCAGGGTCGCTGACGAAATCCCAGAAACCGAGCCGGATGGAGGAACCGGATCTCCGGCCAGAGTACCGCTCCATTTCCTGCGAATTGAGGGCTCTGGCTAAGATGGTCGGCAAGGAATTCGGGGATGAAGATTGCGAAAAGGCCGGTGGGGTTCGTGCTAATTCAAGCCCTTTGTTTGAGAGGGGGAGATTCTATGAGGAATACTCTGCTAGAAGAAATGAGAGGCTGAGGAAGAAGTATGGCGGAACAGGGGAGGAGTTCAAGTCTGCGTTTAAGCAGAAGCTGGGGGTTGCGGTGGAGTCTGCGAAGCGAGGCAGTGGGACTAGGAAGCTCGAAAGCATCAGGAAATCGGTGTCTGCGGCCTACTCGGTGGAGCCGCCGAGGTATATGCTGAGAAGTATGAGCAAGGATAATAAGAAGCCTCCTCTGTCTCAGCCTCCTGCTCTGTATTCTGCTCAGAAATCCGTGATAGGAGGGGGAAGGAAGACAGCATCTCGAAGAGTTGGGTATTAGGAATTTGGGAATTTGAGTAAtggtgtttatgtttttagtaaTATGGCTTGCCTTTGATTCTTTGTTTCTGAAACTCTGTGATTTGGAGTTGGGGATGAACTTGTGGGGTTATATTGGCTTGcctctgttttctttgtttatggaACTCACTGTTGTTCATTCAGATGTTATTGTCTGAGTAACATGTTAGCAGTTCTagatattgttattgttgaaAAGATTATTGGCTGGACCAAATTTGTCTTGCAATTATTCAGTTTGTCTTTTGATATTGAACCAAGTTCTACATGCCAATATGCACTATTTGCTAAAGCAGAGAATCGAGTCACAGGGATGAATGGGATTATAGAGGGAAATTAACAATCTCATTGAGAATTAGCTataaaaatttaacaaaaactcATTATCAAAAGATCAAACATTAGAACTAAAACCAGTAGAATCAACGTTAATGAAAAATACAATAAAACGAAGGACCTATAAAAAGCCAAACAAATCCCAACTAAAAGAGGCAAACAAATCCATACTGAAAAAGGCAATGAAACCTACAGCAAACAACGCTTATCGTATTAGCTCAGCGATTCACTTCGGAGGAGGGAAGAAGATTGCATCAGAAGTTCTCTTTGATCGGAAGAGTTTCTCAGTATCTGAATCCACGTTGAAAGAAGCCTCAAGCACCTGAGGAGACAATGCTTTCCAAGCACCAATACTTCCAGCCAGATGAGTGAATATTGGATTGGGTGTGGTGATGATGGAGAACCATTCCAAGCCTTCCGGATCAGCAATCTTTGAAACGACAAAGAATCGAGGAACGATGAACAAGTTGCCAGCTCTAACGGTTGTTTCCAAGACCCTCTTTCCGTCGACACCAACAACTTGGACACGGCCACTTCCCCTAACAATGTAAGTCACCTGCAATGCAGAGTCGCACGAAAACCCAGGGGAGCACATAGCACTTCCATCCAACCTAACAAGATCAGCACCAAGCCCAACCTCACCGACCAAGGGAAGGTTCTTAGTATTCAAAACAACAACTCTTCCACCGCCCTCAATATCAACGTCAAGAGGAGCCTCTTCGCAGTTCAATGTCATCCCATCTCTATGTTCCTTGTTTGGCTCAGGCAAATTAGCTCCCCCCAACTTAACAATGCCCTTGCCGGTTTGCTTGCCAACAAGAGTCTTCACAACACTCTCCTCCAAATCCCATGCTCGGCCGACAAACTCAGTTGAGAAGCCAGTGAAAATGCCATTAGAGCCATTGAGATAGAAGTCAGTGAACTCACCCCTTTTGTGAGCTGTTTTGGTATCACCCAAGAAAAGAACCACAAAC
Coding sequences:
- the LOC112172801 gene encoding uncharacterized protein LOC112172801, whose amino-acid sequence is MSRMKLDRKPPLAKSPIRVRPPSLVLRSGATSLQTPPGSLTKSQKPSRMEEPDLRPEYRSISCELRALAKMVGKEFGDEDCEKAGGVRANSSPLFERGRFYEEYSARRNERLRKKYGGTGEEFKSAFKQKLGVAVESAKRGSGTRKLESIRKSVSAAYSVEPPRYMLRSMSKDNKKPPLSQPPALYSAQKSVIGGGRKTASRRVGY
- the LOC112170367 gene encoding glutelin type-D 1, which produces MEIDLTPRLAKKVYGGDGGSYSAWSPSELPMLREGDIGAAKLSLEKDGFALPNYSDSARVAYVLQGNGVVGIVLPEKEEKVLPVKKGDAIALPFGVITWWYNKEDTEFVVLFLGDTKTAHKRGEFTDFYLNGSNGIFTGFSTEFVGRAWDLEESVVKTLVGKQTGKGIVKLGGANLPEPNKEHRDGMTLNCEEAPLDVDIEGGGRVVVLNTKNLPLVGEVGLGADLVRLDGSAMCSPGFSCDSALQVTYIVRGSGRVQVVGVDGKRVLETTVRAGNLFIVPRFFVVSKIADPEGLEWFSIITTPNPIFTHLAGSIGAWKALSPQVLEASFNVDSDTEKLFRSKRTSDAIFFPPPK